One genomic segment of Patescibacteria group bacterium includes these proteins:
- a CDS encoding replication-associated recombination protein A, whose protein sequence is MKTAVFATPLADRMRPATLEGFFGQEELVGDKSFLREAIKADNVPSMILWGPPGSGKTTLAYIISQQTHAEFVKLSAVNSGLKDLRFIFEQAEYNQRLGKKTILFIDEIHRWNKAQQDALLPYVEKGTVTLIGATTENPSFEINSALISRTRVLVLQKLDKEAIKQILNHAIADKTKGLGDTKIEINDDSLDLIARLANGDARMALNTLEVCAEQHQPITLELVKQVLQKMHLMYDKDGEEHYNIISALHKSLRGGDAHASLYWLTRMLEAGEDPLYVARRLVRFASEDVGLADNFAVVLANNVFEVCQKLGMPECSVHLTQLVIYLAKAKKNIVAYQAYGLAKRDVEQFGNLPVPLHIRNAPTKLMKELNYGKDYKYTPMEGQTDLSYLPEELKARKYFKE, encoded by the coding sequence ATGAAGACTGCTGTTTTTGCCACACCTCTAGCCGATCGGATGCGCCCAGCCACGCTGGAGGGGTTTTTTGGTCAGGAAGAATTAGTCGGGGATAAATCTTTTTTGCGGGAAGCTATTAAAGCCGACAATGTGCCATCAATGATTCTCTGGGGCCCGCCGGGGAGTGGCAAAACTACTTTGGCGTATATTATCTCTCAACAAACTCATGCCGAGTTTGTAAAATTATCAGCAGTTAATAGTGGCCTAAAAGATCTTCGGTTTATTTTTGAACAAGCTGAATACAATCAGCGTCTAGGTAAAAAGACCATTTTGTTTATTGACGAAATTCATCGCTGGAATAAAGCCCAGCAAGATGCATTATTGCCGTATGTCGAAAAAGGTACAGTAACTCTAATTGGTGCGACCACCGAAAATCCTAGTTTCGAAATTAATTCAGCTTTGATTTCTCGCACCCGGGTGCTAGTGTTGCAAAAATTAGACAAGGAGGCCATTAAGCAAATTTTAAATCATGCCATTGCAGACAAAACTAAGGGTCTCGGTGATACTAAGATAGAAATTAATGATGACAGCTTGGATTTGATAGCTCGCTTAGCTAATGGTGATGCGCGCATGGCGTTAAATACTTTAGAAGTTTGTGCGGAGCAACATCAACCGATTACGCTTGAACTAGTCAAACAAGTCCTACAAAAAATGCACCTGATGTACGACAAGGACGGTGAAGAACATTACAATATTATTTCGGCTCTGCATAAATCGCTCCGAGGTGGGGATGCCCATGCTTCGCTGTATTGGCTGACTAGGATGCTGGAAGCGGGGGAAGACCCCTTGTATGTCGCTCGGCGACTGGTCAGGTTTGCCTCCGAAGATGTGGGACTGGCAGATAATTTTGCGGTGGTTTTAGCTAATAATGTGTTTGAAGTATGTCAAAAACTGGGGATGCCAGAATGCTCGGTCCATTTAACTCAATTAGTCATTTATTTAGCTAAAGCTAAGAAAAACATTGTGGCTTATCAGGCATATGGATTAGCTAAACGCGATGTGGAACAATTTGGTAATTTGCCAGTGCCACTTCATATCCGGAATGCGCCAACTAAATTAATGAAAGAACTCAATTACGGCAAAGATTATAAATACACTCCCATGGAAGGCCAAACCGATTTATCGTATTTGCCCGAAGAGCTCAAAGCCCGCAAATACTTCAAAGAATAA